One genomic window of Campylobacter sp. MIT 99-7217 includes the following:
- the pseF gene encoding pseudaminic acid cytidylyltransferase encodes MKTLCIIPARGGSKRIKNKNIIDFCGKPLIAYSIENALNANIFDDVIVSSDDEAIIKVALDFGAKVPFVRDQSLSDDYVSSDDVIKDAIKILAKMGKSYDNICCLYATAPLLSPEILKQAFDSFLKNKSKFLFAAAEFSYPIQRAFYLNAQNGVQMFDESKYSTRSQDLIRAYHDAGVFYFGTSKAWLEEDFMFKPHSSVFLLEKNLVCDIDTLEDLEFAKKLFLINQQKS; translated from the coding sequence GTGAAAACACTTTGCATTATACCAGCTCGAGGTGGATCAAAACGCATTAAAAATAAAAATATCATCGATTTTTGTGGCAAGCCCTTGATTGCTTATAGTATAGAAAATGCTTTAAATGCTAACATTTTTGACGATGTTATCGTTTCAAGCGACGATGAGGCTATTATCAAAGTGGCTTTAGATTTTGGTGCAAAAGTTCCATTTGTGCGTGATCAAAGTCTAAGTGATGATTATGTTTCAAGCGACGATGTGATAAAAGATGCGATCAAAATTTTAGCAAAGATGGGGAAAAGTTATGATAACATTTGTTGTTTATACGCGACCGCACCACTTTTAAGTCCTGAAATTTTAAAGCAAGCTTTTGATTCTTTTCTTAAAAATAAGAGTAAATTTTTATTTGCGGCAGCTGAGTTTTCTTATCCTATACAAAGGGCTTTTTATCTTAATGCACAAAATGGCGTGCAAATGTTTGATGAGAGCAAATATAGCACAAGAAGCCAAGATCTTATAAGAGCTTATCATGATGCTGGGGTGTTTTATTTTGGTACGAGCAAGGCTTGGCTTGAGGAGGATTTTATGTTTAAACCGCATTCAAGCGTGTTTTTGTTGGAAAAAAATTTAGTTTGTGATATTGATACCTTGGAGGATTTGGAATTTGCAAAAAAACTTTTCTTGATCAATCAACAAAAATCATAA
- a CDS encoding DUF2920 family protein, giving the protein MIVKKTYEIKSCDDVELDIKRSSKLKFYLYYDETKPVEALVFVIQGIGADADDSFLELVIKSLLKDFCVAFVSVNYHCIGNRPQTGSKFYLDDIDKLIMQASLEALNLKLPFNIKELNSYDDMSSAFKLINNKIIDLKKEGELEMSFYLNLHVSLAPARNEYQNFGIMAASDLINTALYLQKNAPFSVGGGALPVIMTGGSYGAYLALLSAKLAPWLIDGVIENSGGAKILQRLVGFGKELDFMKEAEFASFDFFHHIKTHCSSKTFWSSNKYSKNYFSKARLDIRTLLVEDHLKTQTKFNQTKIIGYHSAKDEYLSYQDKQRLFELYKELGFKAYLRLIKDESEVDGKFIKNLKHGLGIPLKLLLKKELPIMLDLIKKAPKKEYKEKSISYKSAELIYTFFQKYDKLNLKITNG; this is encoded by the coding sequence ATGATAGTGAAAAAAACTTATGAGATCAAATCTTGTGATGATGTAGAGCTTGATATAAAAAGAAGTTCAAAGCTTAAATTTTATCTTTATTATGATGAAACAAAGCCTGTAGAGGCTTTAGTTTTTGTGATCCAAGGAATAGGAGCTGATGCTGATGATAGTTTTTTAGAGCTTGTGATTAAGTCCTTATTGAAGGATTTTTGTGTAGCCTTTGTCAGCGTAAATTATCATTGTATAGGAAATCGCCCTCAAACAGGGTCTAAGTTTTATCTTGATGATATAGATAAGCTCATTATGCAAGCAAGCCTTGAGGCTTTAAATTTAAAGCTCCCCTTTAATATAAAAGAGCTTAACAGCTATGATGATATGAGTAGTGCTTTTAAATTGATTAATAATAAAATCATAGACCTTAAAAAAGAGGGCGAGCTTGAGATGAGCTTTTATTTAAATTTGCATGTAAGCTTAGCACCTGCTAGAAATGAATATCAAAATTTTGGCATTATGGCTGCAAGTGATCTTATCAACACAGCCTTATATCTTCAAAAAAATGCTCCCTTTAGTGTAGGGGGGGGGGCATTGCCTGTTATAATGACAGGAGGATCTTACGGCGCTTATCTAGCTCTTTTAAGTGCTAAGCTTGCTCCTTGGCTCATTGATGGGGTGATAGAAAATTCAGGTGGAGCTAAGATCTTGCAAAGGCTTGTAGGCTTTGGTAAGGAGCTTGATTTTATGAAAGAAGCTGAGTTTGCTAGCTTTGATTTTTTTCATCATATCAAAACCCATTGTTCGAGTAAGACTTTTTGGAGCTCAAACAAATACTCAAAAAATTACTTCTCAAAGGCTAGGCTTGATATAAGAACCTTATTAGTTGAAGATCATCTAAAAACTCAGACTAAATTTAATCAAACCAAGATCATAGGCTATCATTCAGCCAAAGATGAGTATCTAAGCTATCAGGATAAGCAAAGGCTTTTTGAGCTTTATAAAGAGCTTGGCTTTAAAGCTTATCTAAGACTTATAAAAGATGAAAGCGAAGTTGATGGTAAATTTATTAAAAATTTAAAGCACGGACTTGGCATACCCCTTAAACTTTTGCTTAAAAAAGAGCTTCCAATAATGCTAGATTTAATCAAAAAAGCTCCAAAAAAAGAGTATAAAGAAAAAAGCATTTCTTATAAAAGTGCTGAGCTTATTTATACTTTTTTTCAAAAATATGATAAACTAAATTTAAAGATTACAAATGGATAA
- a CDS encoding DUF2920 family protein, translated as MLVNKSFEIQSCDDIELKLKRKNLLEYRISYDKSKDLKAIVFIVPGFGDNQNISFLDFDREFLAKNYSVMAVSVFHHCFANRPGINKEEKYNAQILPTQKGLDELNRLLASFGGGAFKRELNAQEFKSLCFYIDELISKASYNGDKIGIECDLIPANDEYQNYGIMQAIDHINALKDIIKHFPSLHKLPRIYAGASHGAYVSMLVAKIAPYFADGVIENSGPTLPYLPFILGRELSQCDFYVNSFKNLLLLCTTKSLWTRNENSPFFFDEAHYLIRTLLNPAHLQSQQRTNNKTIFTHYHSLQDKGASAEHKISFHKLLKELGFDSTLHLIKDESELDGRFIKSLEHGLRLSNKNLLKKELPPLLKKLENKDFKSTNNEFELLHSCKDKNYIFQNNKDGFRLRIL; from the coding sequence ATGCTTGTTAATAAGAGTTTTGAGATACAATCTTGTGATGATATAGAGCTTAAGCTTAAGAGAAAAAATTTACTTGAGTACCGCATAAGTTATGATAAAAGCAAAGATTTAAAAGCCATAGTTTTCATAGTACCTGGTTTTGGAGATAATCAAAATATTTCTTTTTTAGACTTTGATAGAGAGTTTCTTGCTAAAAATTATAGCGTAATGGCGGTAAGCGTTTTTCATCACTGCTTTGCAAACAGACCTGGCATCAATAAAGAAGAAAAATATAATGCCCAAATTTTACCTACCCAAAAAGGTCTTGATGAGTTAAATAGACTTTTAGCAAGCTTTGGGGGGGGGGCTTTTAAAAGGGAACTAAACGCACAGGAGTTTAAAAGCCTTTGCTTTTATATAGATGAACTGATAAGTAAGGCTTCTTATAATGGAGATAAAATTGGCATAGAATGTGATTTAATCCCTGCAAACGATGAATATCAAAACTATGGCATAATGCAAGCTATAGATCATATCAATGCGCTAAAGGATATCATCAAGCATTTTCCAAGCCTTCATAAGCTGCCCAGAATTTATGCAGGAGCTTCTCATGGAGCTTATGTGAGTATGCTTGTAGCTAAAATAGCTCCTTATTTTGCTGATGGAGTGATCGAAAACTCAGGCCCTACTTTGCCATATTTGCCCTTTATCCTAGGGCGTGAGTTAAGCCAGTGTGATTTTTATGTTAATTCTTTTAAAAATCTTCTTTTACTTTGCACCACAAAAAGCCTTTGGACGCGTAATGAAAACTCGCCCTTTTTCTTTGATGAAGCACATTATCTCATACGCACCCTTTTAAATCCTGCTCATTTACAAAGCCAGCAAAGGACTAATAATAAGACTATTTTTACACATTATCATAGCCTTCAAGATAAGGGTGCAAGTGCGGAGCATAAAATAAGCTTTCATAAGCTTTTAAAAGAACTTGGCTTTGATAGTACTTTGCACTTAATAAAAGATGAAAGCGAGCTTGATGGAAGATTTATAAAAAGCTTAGAGCACGGCTTAAGACTTAGCAATAAAAATCTTTTAAAAAAAGAACTGCCACCTTTGCTTAAAAAACTTGAAAATAAAGATTTTAAAAGCACAAATAATGAATTTGAACTTTTGCACTCATGCAAGGATAAAAACTATATTTTTCAAAACAACAAAGATGGCTTTAGGCTTAGGATTTTGTAA
- a CDS encoding 3-oxoacyl-ACP synthase, whose amino-acid sequence MKIKLKNHSIKALSIALPRQLKSLEEELKECNLSLKKYELLSLQSGIRTHFNAPKQVFASDLAIKALEGLFELEPLAKRLDMLVLSSFTPDFYCPSLSSLVAKGLNLNENVLCFDEISFCAGFLQGLFKAFLALENEDIQSVVLICVNTKSKKLSPKDRALFLSNTDSASALLIEKSKIKETAFYTQQTHSQYALKETLPCNAFNESFDDFIKVDGDFIFSFVMDKFPHFFEDFLKEAKLKRGELFLQAPNAFFKKRLLEKMGFEYKDDELFRNFGDANINKIPLELALRAENAKLGGGIELFSKKDGLENTNFSLLASFGTGIVFNALALKINFEKLKSMIKIYDFTKS is encoded by the coding sequence ATGAAAATAAAACTTAAAAATCACAGTATCAAAGCCCTTAGCATAGCCTTGCCAAGGCAGTTAAAAAGCTTAGAAGAGGAATTAAAAGAATGCAATTTAAGCCTTAAAAAATATGAGCTTTTAAGTTTGCAAAGTGGCATAAGAACTCATTTTAACGCACCTAAGCAAGTCTTTGCTAGTGATTTGGCCATTAAAGCCTTAGAAGGACTTTTTGAGCTTGAACCCTTGGCTAAAAGACTTGATATGCTCGTTCTTTCAAGCTTTACTCCTGATTTTTACTGCCCTTCTTTATCCTCTTTGGTGGCAAAGGGCTTAAATTTGAATGAAAATGTGCTTTGCTTTGATGAAATAAGCTTTTGTGCCGGCTTTTTGCAAGGGCTTTTTAAAGCCTTTTTAGCCCTTGAAAATGAAGATATTCAAAGCGTGGTTTTAATTTGCGTTAATACCAAGTCAAAAAAGCTAAGCCCTAAGGATAGAGCCTTGTTTTTAAGTAATACAGACAGTGCTAGTGCTCTTTTGATAGAAAAATCAAAGATAAAAGAAACTGCCTTTTACACCCAGCAAACTCACAGCCAATATGCCCTAAAAGAAACCCTGCCTTGCAATGCCTTTAATGAGAGCTTTGATGATTTTATAAAAGTTGATGGGGACTTTATCTTTTCTTTTGTAATGGATAAGTTCCCGCACTTTTTTGAGGATTTTTTAAAAGAAGCGAAGCTTAAAAGAGGAGAGCTTTTTTTGCAAGCTCCTAATGCCTTTTTTAAAAAAAGACTCTTGGAAAAAATGGGCTTTGAGTATAAAGATGATGAGCTTTTTAGAAATTTTGGCGATGCTAATATCAACAAAATCCCACTTGAACTAGCCCTAAGGGCTGAAAATGCAAAGCTGGGGGGGGGGATTGAGCTTTTTAGCAAAAAAGATGGCTTAGAAAATACAAATTTCAGCCTTTTAGCTAGCTTTGGAACAGGCATAGTTTTTAATGCCTTAGCCTTAAAAATTAATTTTGAAAAGCTTAAAAGCATGATTAAAATTTATGATTTTACAAAATCCTAA
- a CDS encoding AAC(3) family N-acetyltransferase yields MKELISTRDKNYTNRDLIKSLQELGIKEGDILCVHTELFNFGKPLLSKDEFLKALLECFYKALGQRGTLIMPSFTYSFCKNEAFDKTHSKSTMGVLTEFFRKQKGVKRTNDPIFSFAIKGAKEELFLKDTSSCFGEGCVYDELAKNEGKILLFGMQNSGYTFTHFVEEKAGVSYRYFKKFSGILIDEAGKAYQKNIEYFVRSLEKNSNLSVEKQIELLKQDLNFKSLSFANASLTLINAKPYLQSFLKALKEDEEVLLQKEN; encoded by the coding sequence AAGAAGGCGATATACTTTGTGTGCATACTGAGCTTTTTAATTTTGGAAAGCCACTTTTAAGCAAAGATGAGTTTTTAAAAGCCTTGCTTGAGTGCTTTTATAAGGCCTTAGGACAAAGAGGAACTTTGATAATGCCAAGCTTTACTTATAGCTTTTGTAAAAATGAAGCCTTTGATAAGACGCATTCAAAAAGCACTATGGGGGTATTAACTGAGTTTTTTAGAAAGCAAAAGGGGGTCAAACGCACAAATGATCCTATCTTTTCTTTTGCCATAAAAGGTGCTAAGGAAGAGCTTTTTTTAAAGGATACTAGCTCTTGTTTTGGTGAGGGCTGCGTGTATGATGAGTTAGCTAAAAATGAGGGTAAAATTTTACTTTTTGGTATGCAAAACTCAGGCTATACCTTCACTCATTTTGTAGAAGAAAAAGCTGGAGTAAGCTATAGGTATTTTAAAAAATTTAGCGGAATCTTAATTGATGAGGCTGGAAAGGCTTATCAAAAAAATATAGAATATTTTGTTAGAAGCTTAGAAAAAAACTCAAATTTAAGTGTTGAAAAGCAAATTGAACTTTTAAAGCAAGATTTAAATTTTAAAAGCTTAAGCTTTGCTAATGCAAGCCTTACGCTTATTAATGCAAAGCCTTATTTACAAAGCTTTTTAAAGGCTTTAAAAGAAGATGAAGAAGTGCTTTTGCAAAAGGAAAATTAA